The DNA sequence CTTCCTGATGGCTGATGAGGTACAGACGACCGGGGGAGGAGGGCACacatggcagtgggcagcagcTCAGCAGCCAGCCTGAATGACACTGCTGCCCCTCCAGGTATACCAGGACAACGTGTACGCCGAGGGCTCTCAGTTCCATTCATTCAAGAAGGTGCTCACGGAGATGGGGCCGCCGTACGCGACGCAGCAGGAGCTTGCTTCCTTCCACTCGGTCTCGAAGGGCTACATGGGCGAGTGCGTACAGGCGCAGGGGGTGGTAGTGGTGAAATCAGAACTAGTGGAGAACTTTTGGGACCACTGCCATGGCTCAGCAGATCAACAGCCTCTTCCCAGACCAGCCTCATCCTGTGCTCTTCCCGGCAGGTGCGGGTTCCGTGGTGGCTATGTGGAAGTGGTAAACATGGATGCGGAGGTGCAGAAACAGATGGCCAAACTGATGAGTGTACGGCTGTGCCCACCAGTGCCGGGCCAGGCCCTACTGGACATGGTGGTCAGTCCACCAgcaccctctgagccatccttcAAGCAGTTTCAAGCAGTGAGCAGACCAGACCAGGCCAAAGATGTCTGGTGACCCAGCTTTGGGTGGGACTCCAGGGGGAGACATCGAAACCCTCTTCCATAATTCCCTCCTGTGGctgcaggagaggcaggaggtgcTGGCTGAGCTGGCAGCCAAGGCTAAACTCACCGAGCAGGTCTTCAACGCGGCCCCCGGGATCCGCTGCAACCCAGTGCAGGGCGCAATGTACTCCTTCCCTCGAGTGCAGCTGCCCCCGCGGGCAGTGCAGCGTGCCCAGGTGGGGAATGCAGGGTCACGAGGGGGCTGGGTAGGGTGTTGGCCTGGGTGCTGTGACCTGACCACCCTCCTGACCCTCAGGAACTGGGCCTGGCCCCTGACATGTtcttctgcctgtgcctcctggaGGAGACTGGCATCTGTGTGATCCCTGGAAGTGGCTTTGGGCAACAGGAAGGCACTTATCACTTCCGGTGAGACCTGGTATAGTGTTGACCCCCCCACGAATGGGCCTGTGCCCCAGGTTTACTGTTTGTCCTTTTCAGGATGACCATTCTGCCCCCCATTGAGAAGCTGCGGCTGCTGTTGGAAAAACTGAGGCATTTCCATGCTAAGTTCACCAAGGAGTACTCCTAGCTCACACTGGACGGCCTGTGACTGAATCAGCTGAGGGTCCTTGGGAGCCTTCAGTATTTGCTGCTTTTGCCTAGGGTCTGGGCGCCTGTCCCTGCAGGTCCCTAATAAAGCTGGGTGTCAGCCCGACTTGAAGTGGCTGCCTGGGTGTCCCAGCTTTTGATTTGATTGGCTTTGCATAGGCAAATGGACCCTGTTTGAGGAACACTAGACACCTCATATAAAGGAGCCGTGAAGGACGGCTCCCAGGAAAGGGCCTCAGGCTGCCATTCATCCATTTGTCTTAAGAGACGGATGCATCTGTGGCTAGGTCTTCATTATGGTCTTAAATGTGGGGCATGTGGTGACCCGTTCAAATCAACTAACGTGGTAGTGAAGTGTGTGAAGACAAACGTGGGTCACATCTACCTTTTAGGGCCAGCCCAGGGCCACTTGGGAGGGGATGAGGTTGCAGAGAATTCCAGGGAAAAGAGGTCTTAGAGGCTGCGTCAGAAATAGTAACTTTTCCCTGGGCTACACAAATGCGTCCTTTGTTCTGGCACTTCCCGTGCCAACCACAGGGTGGAGCTGTTAAGCAGGGTTACACCAAGTTGGGAGTGACAGCAAGGGCTTGAGACAACTCCAGTGGAGCAAAGCAGGGGACAGCCTTTAGCGAACCACCTCTAGGCACCCTTGGGGGTGCTAAAGGGAGAAAACATCCTAGGGTGGAGACTCTGGAAGGGATGTGCCCCTATGCATAGCAGGTACTGGTGGGGTGCCCTGGTTGGGTCTTCAGTGGTCCTCTGAGGTAAGCAAGAGCagttgtgcccccccccccgttattTGTGCAACTAAGATTGAATTGAGGACCATGGAACTATATCCTGCTGCCACCCTTTCTCAATTTTAAGGCATGGTCTTGCTTGCTAAATTAATCCGAGTCAAACTTAAACacatgatgctcctgcctcagcctgaatagctgagattacaggtgttcaCAACCATGTCCTAAAGTAGAACCCACTTTATAGATGTGAAAACCTGGGCcctgccaggcgatggtggcgcacgcctttaatcccagcactcgggaggcagaggcaggcggatctctgtgagttcgagaccagcctggtctacagagcgagttccaggacaggctccaaagccacagagaaaccctgtctcgaaaaaccaaacaaacaaacaaacaaacaaaaataacaaaaacctggGGTCCTGAGACTATTGAAGTTATAGGACAGCAAGCCAATGCCAGGATGCTCAGACCTAGACACAGGGCCATGTGTCGAAATGGGCACAACAGCAGCACCCAGTTGTCTACTATGGACCCAGCTCTTAACCCAAGGTGTCATTTAACAGCCTTATGGTGGCCTTGGGAgggcattctgggaagagggaagggattgGGCACGGGCCTTCCTTGTAGGGCCAGAATCATGTGAGCTGTACTTGCTACCCTCACTGAACACTAAGGGAAGGGGGTATCATGGGCAGTAGCTGACTCTGGGTCCTGACCTTTCCCACTAAACTCCAGCTTTTGAGGTTACTGCCTTGAGAGACTCTGAAGCCACAGTCATAGCAAGGTATGGGGAACAGCGCCAGAGGCACCATGGGAGCGAAGGGTTAGAAAtgcatgcgcctttaatcccagcactcaggaggcagacagatctctgagtttgaggccagcctgggctacagagtgagttccaggacaacagagctacacagagaaaccctgtctggaaaaaaaaaaaacaaaacaagaagagctTCTGAAAGAATCTAGTAACCATTGAGAACAATGGAAGATACCTTTGAGACCAGCCCGTACCACAGCGTCCTCCCAGCCGCTCGCAGGGGCTGGGAACACGGGAAGCAGGCTGCTGTGTTCAGGTTTGTCACCAGGGGCGCCAGAGCAGACGTTTTCGGTCTGCGAAGGTTATCTGTAGCCTGTTTGACGTTTGCCGCTGGGGTTTTTGGCCAATTGAGGATGAGAATGGGGAATGAATAGGGAATTGGCTCCACCCTCAGCCGAAGGAGTCCGCCTCCCTTGCCTGACCCCTGCGCAAGGCATGCTGGTAGTCATGGGCTGTGCGCAGGCCCACCGAGCTCAGGTTTATTCCCGTGTTTTCTCTCAACTTCGGTACTTCCGGCATATCGGTGCCCCAGTGTGCGCTTCGGGATCTTGGCCTGATTGTCCCTGAGCCTATATAGATGGACTAGAGCCTGGCCTTTCCCGCTGAGCCGTCTGATTCACTCCGAGCTGGACATGCAcgggaagctgctgctgctggccggCCTCTATCTTGTGCAGGGTCTGCCCTACGGACTGCAGTCCAGCTTGCTGCCCATTTTACTGCGGGCCCATGGCCTCTCCCTGACACGTGTGGGCCTGACCAAGGGATTGTATGCACCATGGCTGTTCAAACTGGCGTGGGCGCCACTGGTGGACAGGCGGGGCTCCCCTCGGGTCTGGTTAACACTCAGCACAGTGTCCCTGGGTCTGGTGTGTGGGCTGCTGGCCGTGTTCCCTCCCCCGCAAGCTGGCCAGACAGGGCTCCCCACCATCATGATGGGGCTGCTACTGCTGCTCAATCTGGGTGCAGCAGTGCAGGACGTAGCTCTGGACACGGTCGCTGTGCAGCTCCTGGAGGCAAAGGAGCTGGGGCCTGGCAACACGGTACAGGTGGTGGCGTACAAGCTGGGGTCAGCATTGGCTGGGGGCGGGCTCTTGgtcctcttccccaccctctcttGGCCACTGCTTTTTCTGCTCTTAGCTGCCACCTACTGGCTGGCTGCTGCCTTAGCCTGGGCTGCACCAGCCTTGGGACAGCTGCCTCGGCCTCAGGTCTCAGAACAAAACCCCCACACACCCTATTTTCTACAAGATTTGCTGGCTGTGCCTGGGACCCTTTGGACAGCAGGCTTTGTTCTCACCTACAAGCTGGGTGAGTGTATCTTTGAGTTCGGCAATGTCAAGCTCGGAGCCCTCGCTTCCCTAGGGCCCTGAAACCCACTTAGCTCTCAGCCCAGCCCTCCCCAGAGCTCTGTAGCTCAGTCTTCTCCCAGCTTCAGCCACAGCCCACGGGTGTTACTGATAGAGCTTTTTCTAACACCTGGGACCCATGGGCCTGGCTGGTTGGAGGACGGAGGCcccaggaagggagaaaggagaaggggtcCATCCTTGCTTATGATCTCTGTAGGTGAGCAGGGTGCTGGCAGCCTGTTTCCACTACTCCTGTTGGACCGTGGTGTTTCTGCCTCAGACTTGGGGCTATGGAGTGGCTTGGGTGCTATGACCTGCTCCATTGCTGGCTCCTCTCTAGGGGGAGCTCTACTGGCCAGGCACTGGTAAGCACTCCCCAACCCTAATGTGACCCTCATCTCCACCGTCTCCCAGGGAGTCTTGCCATATTCAGTCTCCCAATTCCCACCCCAGGCAGCCTCTCTCCCTGTTGAGGTCAGTGCTGCAGCTACGCCTTGGGAGTTTGGCCTGCCAGACGGCTCTGCTTTTCTACCTCAGTACCCCAGGGGCCAGTCTGGAGCCCGGTACAATCATGAGAGGTGAGAGGTCAGCCTTGacgaaggaggga is a window from the Microtus ochrogaster isolate Prairie Vole_2 chromosome 15, MicOch1.0, whole genome shotgun sequence genome containing:
- the Mfsd3 gene encoding major facilitator superfamily domain-containing protein 3; amino-acid sequence: MHGKLLLLAGLYLVQGLPYGLQSSLLPILLRAHGLSLTRVGLTKGLYAPWLFKLAWAPLVDRRGSPRVWLTLSTVSLGLVCGLLAVFPPPQAGQTGLPTIMMGLLLLLNLGAAVQDVALDTVAVQLLEAKELGPGNTVQVVAYKLGSALAGGGLLVLFPTLSWPLLFLLLAATYWLAAALAWAAPALGQLPRPQVSEQNPHTPYFLQDLLAVPGTLWTAGFVLTYKLGEQGAGSLFPLLLLDRGVSASDLGLWSGLGAMTCSIAGSSLGGALLARHWQPLSLLRSVLQLRLGSLACQTALLFYLSTPGASLEPGTIMRGAALLSLCLQQFLGGVVTTATFTVMMHCSQLAPRARQATHYSLLATLELLGKLLPGTLAGVLADGLGPRLCFAAFLVLSGLPILGLSLAPNNLT